The nucleotide sequence TTCCGGATCTCACCCCGGGAAGCGCCCCTGATCGACCCCCAGGCGAGGATCGTGTACGAAACGATCTGGGAGGCCCTGGAGGACGGGGGACGGGCGGGCGAGCGGGCCGAGCGCAGCCGTACCGGTCTGTGGATCGCGTACAGCCACGACCACTACCACGAGGAGCGCGCCCGCCACGGCGTACCCGACGGCCGGGGCCTGGGCCTGGAGGCGATGATCGCGAACCGGCTGTCCTACCTGATGGACTGGCACGGCCCGAGCGCACTCGTCAACACCCTCTGCTCGTCCTCGCTGGTGGCCGTGCACACGGCCCTGCAGCACCTGCGCGCCGGGGACATCGACACGGCGGTGATCGGAGCCGTGCACGCCGCCATCAGCCCCGAGTACTTCCGCTCCATGGGCGATCTGATGGCCCTGTCACCACGGCACCGCTGCCGTGCCTTCGACAGCACCGGCGACGGCTTCGTCCCCGGTGAGGGCGCGGTCGCCGTCGTCCTGCGGCGTCACGACGACGCCAGGCGGGACGGCGACCGGATCCGGGGCCTCGTCAAGGGCGCGGCCGTGAACCACGGCGGCCGTACCACCCGTTACTCCGCCCCGAGCCCCCGCGCACAACGGGACGTCATCACCGCGGCGCTGAAGGACGCGGAGATCTCACCGGAGACGGTCGGGTTGCTGGAGGCGCACGGCACGGGGACGAGCCTCGGCGACCCCATCGAGATCGACGGGCTGACCCGGGCCTGGCGCGAGCACACCGATCGGGCGCAGTTCTGCGCGATCGGGTCGTTGAAGTCGAACATCGGCCATCTGGAGCCGGCGGCCGGCCTGGCGGGTCTGGTGAAGGCGTTGCTGGCGATGGAGCACGAGGTGATCCCGCCGACGCTGCACGTGACCCGCCCCAACGACCACATCCGATTCGAGGAGACGCCCTTCTACCTCGCCGACCGTCCGCAGGCGTGGCCGCGTGGCGGTCATCCCCGGCGGGCCGCGATCAGCGCGTTCGGCATGGGCGGTGTCAACGCCCACGTCATCGTCGAAGAGCCACCGGCGGTGCCCCGGGACACCCCTCTCCCGCAGGACAGCCACATCGTGCGAGTCGGCGCGGCGGACGAGGCCACCCTGCGCGACCTGGCCGGAGCCTACGCCGACCAGTTGGCCGGCACCGCCGAGGACCGGCTCGGCGACTTCGCCCGTACCGTCAACACCGCACGGACCGCCCACCGGTACCGCACCGCGGTGCACGGCACCACGGCCGGCGAACTGGCCGCCCGGTTCGCGGAGGTCGCCTCGGCCACCACACCCCCGACCCGGCATACCCGTACGACGACGACCACCGCCTTCCTCTTCACCGGGCAGGGCTCGCAGTACGCCGGTATGGGCCAGGGGCTGAGGGCCACCGAGCCGCACTTCCGCGACGCGCTCCAGGAATGCGCCGACCTGCTCACCCCCTGGACCGACGTGCCCCTGCCGGACCTGCTGTACGGCGACGCCCGGCACCTGCTGGACCAGACCCGGTACGCGCAGATCGGCATCGTCAGCGTCCAGGTCGCCCTGGTGGCGTCCCTGCGGGCGGCCGGGGTCCGGCCCGACGCCGTCGCCGGGCACAGTCTGGGCGAACTGACCGCGGCCTGGGCGGCCGGGGTCCTCGCCCTGCCCGACCTGCTGCGGCTGACCGCGCTGCGCGGCGAGCTGATGCAGGCCCAGCCCGCCACCGGAACGATGGCCGTCGTCCACACCGACGCGCACACTCTGATGGCCGAACTGGCGGCGTACCCCGGCCTGGAGATCGCCGCCCACAACGCGCCGCGCGTCCACACCGTCAGCGGCCCGGAAGAGGTGATGGCCCGCTTCCGCCGGGAAATCTCCGCCCGCGTACAGCCCCTGACGGTCAGCCACGCCTTCCACTCGGCGGTGATGGAACCGGCCCTCGCCCCCTTCGCGGACGCCGTGGCCGCCACCCCGCTCGCACCGCCCTCGATCCCCTTCGCCGGCACCCTCACCGGCACCTGGCACAGCGACGTCACCGCCACCGACCCCGGGTACTGGGCCCGGGCGATCCGCCGCGCCGTCCGCTTCAGCCAGGCCGTCACCACACTGGCCGAGACTGACCCCCACACCGTCTGGGAGATCGGTCCGCATCCGCAGCTGGTCCCGCTCGCCCGCGCCACGCTCACCGAGGAGCGCCCCGACCTCGACTGCGCATGGATCACCACCCTCCGGCGGGGCCGTGAGGACCAGCCGCAGTTCCACGCCGCGCTGACGGCCCACCACAACCACACCGGCACGGACCTGAACTGGACCGGCCTTCACCACGGCAAACACCAGAGCGTCACCACCGTCCCCGGCTACCCCTTCCGGCGCCGCCGGTTCTGGATCACACCCGGCACGCCCGCCGCACCGGGCCCCGACACCACGACCACCGACAGCACCCATCCGCACGAGACGAAAAGGCCCGAGCACCATGGCTAGCGAATACGGACTGAAGCGACACTTCAACGGTGAGGCCGCGCGCCTCATCGGCGGCAAGGTCCGCGCCGTCCACGCCGAGTTCGACGTCGAGGGTTACGCCGCCGAAGTCGAACAGCGCATCCCCGACAAGGAACTCAAGGACCGCGTCCTCGTCCTGACCGAGGGCCTGCGCACCCGGCTCCCCGAGGACTACCCGGCGGCCGTGGCCGTGCTCGTGTCGATCCTCGGCGACGAACTCGCCGAGGGCGAGGGCATGTTCAACACCAGCTGGTTCCTGATGCCGGTGGCCAGGTTCGTGGAGGAGTACGGCCGGGACCACCCCGAGGTGTCCCTGGACGCCATCGAGGAGATCACCCGGCGCCACACCGGCGAGTACGCCATCAGGCCCTTCGTCGAGCACCACTACACGATGACCATGAAGCGCGTCGCGGAGTGGGCGACCAGCCCGAGCCACAACGTACGGCGCCTCGCCAGCGAGGGAATCCGCCCCCGCCTGCCCTGGGCCCGCACCCTCGACGTCTTCGTGAAGGACCCGCAACCCCTTCTGGAGATCCTCGAACCCCTGCGCAGCGACCCCTCCGAGTACGTGCGCAAGTCCGTCGCCAACAACCTCAACGACATCTCCAAGGACACCCCCGGCCTCGCGCTCGCCACCGCGCTGCGTTGGCTGGAGGAGAGTCCCACCCCCGAGACGAACTGGATCGTGAAGCACGCCCTGCGCACCCTCGTGAAGAAGGGCGACCAGCAGGCCCTGGCCATTCTCGGGGCCACGGGCGGCGAACTCGTCCAGGTGACCGACCTGCGCGTCACGCCCGGTGCGGTGGCCGTCGGGGACACTGTCGTCATCGACTTCACCGTCGAGAACGCCGACGACCGGGTCCACAGCGTCACCGTCGACTACGTGGTCCACCACGTGCGCAAGAACGGCCGCAGCATCCCCAAGGTCTTCAAGCTGACGACCCTCGAACTCGCCGCCGGCGAACGGCGGGTCGTGCGGAAGGGCCACACCCTCAGGGAGGTGCAGACCCGCCGGTACTACGCGGGCGAGCACGCGGTCGACATTCAGGTGAACGGCCTGGTCAAGGCCACCGAGCGGTTCGGCCTACGCACATGAGCGGCACCCGGGTCCACCTCGCCGCCACCGATCCGCTGGTCCTCGACCACCGGATCGGTGACACCCCCGTCGTCCCGGCCGCCGCCCAGATCGACGCCCTGCTGACCGCCTGCGACACCCGACGGCCCGACCGCGTGTGGACGCTGGAGAACGTCACCTTCCGCGCACCGCTGCGGGTGACCGGGCCCGGCGTCGACCTGAGCGTGGTCACGGCCGACGACGGGCGGTACTCGCTGCGTTCGCACCCGGCCGACGGGGGCGGCGTGCCGCTCGAACACAGCACGGCGCACGCCAGTGGCGTCCCCCTGCCGCCGCCCCACTACGTCGACCTGACCGGGCTGCGGGCCGACTGCACGCGGTCCGTCCCGTTGACGGACGTGGCCGCGTGGCGGCGGGCCAGCGGCATCACGTACGGGCCCGCGTACCGGACGATCCGGTCCGCGTACCGGGGGCAGGACCGGATGCTGGTGGTCCTGCGCGCGGACGACGACCTGCACGGGACCCGGTTCGTGCCGCCACCCCTGCTCGACAGCGTCTTCCAGGCCCTGGGCATGCTCGACGACGGAGCCGCCGGGGCGTGCCTGCCGTGGTACGTGGGCCGGCTCGTGGCCCGCCGGCGGATCTCCGGCACGGTCCTCGCCCTCGTCGAGCGGGACGCGTCGGCAGGGTCCCGGGGCGGCGCCGTACGGGGGAGGGCCACCGTCTGCAACCAGCAGGGCGAGGTGCTGCTCGAACTGGACCGCATCACCCTCAAGTCACCGGCCGCACCTCGGCCCCCCGGAGCGGTGGGTGAGCGGGCCAGGCCGGCCCGGTCGGCGAACGGCTCGATCGAGACCGTCGTCTGGCGCGGCACCGAACCGGCCGTCGTCCCCCGGGCGTCCGAAGCCCCTCTGCTGCTCATCTCGTCGCAGCCGCTACCGGGGCCGGAGGGCCGGACCGTCGTCCGTCTGACGACGGAGGAGCTGACCGAGGAGCGCCTCGCGGACGTGCTCGACGGGACGCCCGTGGGCGCGGTGCTGTACGCCGCACCGCGCGGCCCGGCGGGCGAGGAGCGGGTGAGGGAGGCCCTGCAGGGTGTGTTCACCCTGGTACGGCGGCTCGCGGCACATCCGCCGATGCCCGATCTGCTGATCGTCACCGCCGGGGCCCACCAGGTCGCGGGCGAGGAGAGCGTCGACCCCTTCATGACCTCTCTGTGGGGACTCGGCCGCACCCTGCGCGTGGAACACCCCCGCTCCACCGTCCGTCTGGTGGACCTGGAGGCCGGTGCCGCGCTCACGGCGACCGCGCTGGAGGACGTACTCGGACAGGCCGAGCCGGAACTCGCCCGCCGCGCGGGCGGCTGGTACCGGCCCGACCTGGAGCCGAGCGGGCGCGCACCGGAACAGCCGTCCGGCAGCGGCGCGCGGGTTCCCCGGTTCCGTGACGGACGCTTCCTCATCACCGGCGGCATGGGCGGCATCGGTCTGCGGGTCGCGGAGTTCCTGGCGGCCGAAGGCTGTGCCCGTCTGACCCTCGTGGGCCGGACCGTCCCGGACGCGGGGGAGACGCGGGCGCGGCTCGACCGGCTCGGTGCCCTCTGCGAACTGGACACCGTGGCCGCGGACGTCCGTCGTCTCCCGGAGGTGCTCGACGGCGCCGAACGCTACGACGGCGTGTTCCACGCCGCCGGCGTGCTGCGCGACGGCCTGGCCCGAAACCTGACGCCGGAGCAGGTCGAGGACGTCCTCGGCCCCAAGACCGGCGGGGTGCACGCGATCGCCGAGCTGATCGCCCGCAGCGGCCCCCCGGACTTCGTCGCCCTCTTCTCGTCCGTCGCCTCCGTACGCGCCAACCTCGGGCAGAGCTCCTACGCGGCGGCCAACGCCTACCTGGACGGCTACGCGGCCCGCAGACGCGCCGACGGCGAGCCCTGGTTCAGCCTCGGCTGGGGGCTGTGGAACGTCGGCATGGGCGAGGGCATCGCCCCGAAGGCCGCCGCGCACGGCGTCCCGGTCCTCACGGCGGACAGCGGAGTCGCCCTGCTGCGCACCGTCCTCGGCCGCCCACCCGCCCACTACGTCCTGTCCGCCGCCGTCGACGCGAAGGAAGAACCCATGACCGCCGTGACACCGGAACGCGGGCTGTGGCTGTCCCTGACCACGGCTCTGACGAACGTCCTGCACGTCGACGATGTGGCGCCCGAGGACGATCTGCTGGAGCTGGGCCTCGATTCGATGATGGCGGTCGAGCTGGCCGCGTCCCTGTCCACTGACGGCTTCGAGGTCGACCCGATGGTCTTCTTCGAGCACAGCACGGTCGGCGCGCTCGCCGACCACCTCCAACTGCCGGCCCCTACGACCACGCCGGCCCAGGCCCTCGCGGCTCCGACCCCTGCGGCTCCGGCTCCCGTCCCTCCCGCCGCCGAGAGGGAACGGCCGGCGCCCGCCGCCGCGCGCCCGAGCACGGCCGACTCCTTCGTCCCCGACTGGGACCGCTTCCGCGCCCCGGAACCCGCCGCCCGCCCCGAGGACAGCCCGGCACCCACCCGCCCCCTCCCGGCGGGCCGGCGCACAGCACACCCCACGAACGCGCCGATTCCCAGGGCGACCACATCCCGGACCGCGCCGGCCCCCGAGGCACCCCGCCCCACCGCCCGCACCCCCCGACGCACCCTCCCCGGCCGCCTCTCCAGCAGGCCCGACGGCACCTTCCTGGACCGGCGCATCGACGCCCTGTCCGTGGAGGACCGCGTGGTCGTCGCCAAGGACGAGTACTTCTACGAGCCCGTCATCGAGGAGGCCCGGGGCGCCCGCATCAAGTTCGACGGCCGCTGGTTCCTCAACTTCGCCTCGTACAGCTACCTCGGCCTCATCGGACACGGCTACATCGAGCAGCAGGCGCTGCGTGCCGTGGAGAGGCACGGGACCGGCGCCCACGGCGTACGGCTCCTCGCGGGCACCCTCCATCTGCACCGCGAACTGGAGCTCACCCTCGCCCGGTTCCTGGGCACCGAGGACGCCGTCGTCTTCTCCAGCGGCTACATGACGAACCTGGCCACGGTGGGCGCGCTGGTCGGCCCCGGCGACGTCATCATCGGCGACGTCTACAACCACGCCAGCATCCTCGACGGCTACCGGCTGTCGGGCGCCAAGGTCCTCACGTACGCGCACAACGACCTCGCCGACCTGGAGCGCGCCCTGAAGAAGGCGGGGGACGCGGGACGGCTGGTGGTCACCGACGCCGTCTTCAGCATGGACGGCGACGTGGCCGACCTGCCGGGCATCGTCGAGCTGTGCGAGCGGTACGACGCCCCGCTCATGGTGGACGAGGCGCACAGCCTCGGTGTGCTCGGCCGTACCGGACGCGGCATCACCGAGCACTTCGGCATCGACCCGGCCCGCGTCGACGTGAAGATGGGCACGCTGTCCAAGACCGTGCCCAGCGCGGGCGGTTACATCGCCGGATCGAGCGACCTCGTCTTCGCGCTGAAGAACAACGCGCGGGGCTGGATGTTCTCCGCCGCCGCGACACCGGCCCAGGTGGCGGCGGCCAGGGCGGCGATCGAGGTGATCGACGCGGCACCGGAACTGCCCCGCGAACTGCGGGCCCGGACCGCCCGTTACCGGGAGCAGCTGCGGGCTCTGGGCTTCGACACGCTCACCGGTGAGACACCGGTCGTGCCGATCATCTGCCGCAGCGCCGAGCAGGCGGGTGCCATGGCCCGCGCGTGTCAGCTCGACGGGCTGTTCGTCCAGCCGATCGTCTACCCGGCGGTGCCGCGGACGCTGCCGAGGCTGCGGACGATCGTCAACCTCAGCCACTCGGAGGCCGACCTGGACACCGCCGTCGCGACGCTGGAGAAGGCCGGCCGGGCCTGCGGCCTCATCACCTGACCACGGAACCGACACGACACGACGGTAGGGCACCACGGCACGTCGCACGACCACACGACGACCAAGGGGGAATGGACATGACGGACTTCGACCAGACGGCGTTCTTCTCGGCGGTACTGAAGACCATCGCCTCGACCCGCAGCCACGGCACCGACCGGGACGAGCACACCAAGGGCGTGGTGGAGCCGGCGGCGCGTATCCGCTCCGTCGAGGAGGGGGCCGGAGAGCGGCGGCTCACCTCCGGCGAGACCGGTGAGGTGCTGGACCTGCTGGACTCCACGTTCCGCGCCAAGCGCACCCCGGACGAGGAGCGGGAGTACTACCTCCAGTACATCGAGAAGGTCTCTGGCGTCAGCCGGGCCTCACTGGGTGTGTCCGCCTGGTGAACACGTCCGACCTCGCGTGGTTCAGCCACGAGATGTGCTTCTGGCACGACCCCGGGCCCGGCTCGGGGTACGTGCCGGTGGGTCCGGGCGTCGAACCGCTCCGCCAGTTCGCGGTCGACCCCGATCTGCGCCGGGCCGAGGGACTGGTCCAGTTGTCGGGCGTGATGGACCGGTACACCCGCGTCACGCCGGCGCCCGCCTCGGACGAGGACCTGCTGCTGGTGCACGTGCCGGAGCACATCGAGCGCGTCGAGGCGGTGTCGGCGTCCGGCGGGGGTGACGCCGGTGTGTACGCGCACGTCAACTACCACAGCGCACAGGCCGCGAGGCTCGCCGCGGGCGCCTCGGTACAGGCCGTCGAGCAGGTCCTGGACGGGCGGTTCCGGCGGGCCTACTGCCTGGTCCGCCCGCCCGGCCACCACGCGGAACCCGACCGGGCCATGGCCCTGTGCCTCTACAACAACGTGGCCGTCGCCGCGCGGGCCGCGCAGCGCCGCGGGGTGGGCCGGGTGCTGATCCTGGACTGGGACGTGCACCACGGCAACGGCATCCAGCGGGTGTTCTACGACGACCCCGACGTGCTGTACGTGTCGATCCACCAGGACGGGCTCTTCCCGGCGGCGTCCGGCCTCGTCATGGAGACGGGTACGGGCGCAGGCAAGGGCAGCACGCTCAACGTGCCGCTGCCCCCGGGGACGGGGCACGACGCCTATCTCGCCGTCGTCGGTCGGGTCGTGGAACCCGCGGCCCGTGCGTTCGGACCCGATCTGATCCTGGTCGCGGCGGGCGTCGACGCGAGCGGCCACGACCCGATGGGCCGCATGATGTGCACCAGCCGGACGTTCCACGCCATGACGTCGGCGATGTGCCGGCTGGCCGACGAACTGACCGGGGGCCGGATCGTCTTCGTCCACGAGGGCGGCTACTCGGCCTGGTACCAGCCGATGCTCGTCCTGGGCACGGCGAGCGCGATCGCCGGCCTGCCCGCCCCGCAGGACCCGTTCCTGCACTCCCTGGACCATCTGCCGGGCCAGCGTCTGCAACGCCACCAGAGCCGGGTGATCGAGCACCTGGAGGCCCGTCACCCGCTGCTGGCCCCCCACGTGACCGACACCTGCCCGGGACGGGGAGCAGCCGATGGGTAACTGGTGGATGACCGTCGGCGCCGGCGCCCGCCCGGCGCCCCGGTTCCGTGTTGTGGCCTTCCCGCACGCCGGCGGGTGGCCCTCCGCGTTCCGCTCCTGGTGGCAGCTCCTGCCCGCGGATGTCGAACTTGTCGTCGCCCAACTGCCGGGCCGGGGCGCCCGTATCAAGGAACGGCCCCTGACCCGCGTCGAGCCCCTCGTCGACGCGCTCGCCCGGGACCTCGCGGACCTGCCCGAGCTGCCGTACGCGGTCGTCGGCCACAGCTTCGGCAGCGTGCTGGCGTACGAACTCACGCGGCTGATGGAGCAGAAGGGGCTCGCACCGGGCTTGCTGGCCGTCTCGGCACGTCAGCCCCCGTGCTTCCCCGACGAGCCGCCCTTCGCCCACCTGAGAAGCGACGCCGAACTGCTGGAACACCTGCTGGACATCGGCGGTATGACGCCCCAGCTGATGAACCGGGCCGATCTCGTCCAGCCGTCGCTGCGCGCCATTCGCGCGGACCTGGAGGCGATGGAGCGGTACGAGCGGCCGCTGTCGGGCACCGGCGTGCCCATCCTGGCGCTCGGGGCCGTCGACGATCCCGTCGTCGTCGCCGAACGGCTGCACCTGTGGTCCCTGGAGACGAGCGGCGGTTTCAGTCGGCTGATGTTCACCGGCGGTCATTTCTACCTCTACGAG is from Streptomyces sp. NBC_01314 and encodes:
- a CDS encoding thioesterase II family protein; this translates as MGNWWMTVGAGARPAPRFRVVAFPHAGGWPSAFRSWWQLLPADVELVVAQLPGRGARIKERPLTRVEPLVDALARDLADLPELPYAVVGHSFGSVLAYELTRLMEQKGLAPGLLAVSARQPPCFPDEPPFAHLRSDAELLEHLLDIGGMTPQLMNRADLVQPSLRAIRADLEAMERYERPLSGTGVPILALGAVDDPVVVAERLHLWSLETSGGFSRLMFTGGHFYLYEPAHAAAVVHRLVAGRPGAPHAGVPDEGHVPGPPCLPAPVPGGDPKYPLKETS
- a CDS encoding DNA alkylation repair protein, whose amino-acid sequence is MASEYGLKRHFNGEAARLIGGKVRAVHAEFDVEGYAAEVEQRIPDKELKDRVLVLTEGLRTRLPEDYPAAVAVLVSILGDELAEGEGMFNTSWFLMPVARFVEEYGRDHPEVSLDAIEEITRRHTGEYAIRPFVEHHYTMTMKRVAEWATSPSHNVRRLASEGIRPRLPWARTLDVFVKDPQPLLEILEPLRSDPSEYVRKSVANNLNDISKDTPGLALATALRWLEESPTPETNWIVKHALRTLVKKGDQQALAILGATGGELVQVTDLRVTPGAVAVGDTVVIDFTVENADDRVHSVTVDYVVHHVRKNGRSIPKVFKLTTLELAAGERRVVRKGHTLREVQTRRYYAGEHAVDIQVNGLVKATERFGLRT
- a CDS encoding aminotransferase class I/II-fold pyridoxal phosphate-dependent enzyme translates to MSGTRVHLAATDPLVLDHRIGDTPVVPAAAQIDALLTACDTRRPDRVWTLENVTFRAPLRVTGPGVDLSVVTADDGRYSLRSHPADGGGVPLEHSTAHASGVPLPPPHYVDLTGLRADCTRSVPLTDVAAWRRASGITYGPAYRTIRSAYRGQDRMLVVLRADDDLHGTRFVPPPLLDSVFQALGMLDDGAAGACLPWYVGRLVARRRISGTVLALVERDASAGSRGGAVRGRATVCNQQGEVLLELDRITLKSPAAPRPPGAVGERARPARSANGSIETVVWRGTEPAVVPRASEAPLLLISSQPLPGPEGRTVVRLTTEELTEERLADVLDGTPVGAVLYAAPRGPAGEERVREALQGVFTLVRRLAAHPPMPDLLIVTAGAHQVAGEESVDPFMTSLWGLGRTLRVEHPRSTVRLVDLEAGAALTATALEDVLGQAEPELARRAGGWYRPDLEPSGRAPEQPSGSGARVPRFRDGRFLITGGMGGIGLRVAEFLAAEGCARLTLVGRTVPDAGETRARLDRLGALCELDTVAADVRRLPEVLDGAERYDGVFHAAGVLRDGLARNLTPEQVEDVLGPKTGGVHAIAELIARSGPPDFVALFSSVASVRANLGQSSYAAANAYLDGYAARRRADGEPWFSLGWGLWNVGMGEGIAPKAAAHGVPVLTADSGVALLRTVLGRPPAHYVLSAAVDAKEEPMTAVTPERGLWLSLTTALTNVLHVDDVAPEDDLLELGLDSMMAVELAASLSTDGFEVDPMVFFEHSTVGALADHLQLPAPTTTPAQALAAPTPAAPAPVPPAAERERPAPAAARPSTADSFVPDWDRFRAPEPAARPEDSPAPTRPLPAGRRTAHPTNAPIPRATTSRTAPAPEAPRPTARTPRRTLPGRLSSRPDGTFLDRRIDALSVEDRVVVAKDEYFYEPVIEEARGARIKFDGRWFLNFASYSYLGLIGHGYIEQQALRAVERHGTGAHGVRLLAGTLHLHRELELTLARFLGTEDAVVFSSGYMTNLATVGALVGPGDVIIGDVYNHASILDGYRLSGAKVLTYAHNDLADLERALKKAGDAGRLVVTDAVFSMDGDVADLPGIVELCERYDAPLMVDEAHSLGVLGRTGRGITEHFGIDPARVDVKMGTLSKTVPSAGGYIAGSSDLVFALKNNARGWMFSAAATPAQVAAARAAIEVIDAAPELPRELRARTARYREQLRALGFDTLTGETPVVPIICRSAEQAGAMARACQLDGLFVQPIVYPAVPRTLPRLRTIVNLSHSEADLDTAVATLEKAGRACGLIT
- a CDS encoding class II histone deacetylase, with product MNTSDLAWFSHEMCFWHDPGPGSGYVPVGPGVEPLRQFAVDPDLRRAEGLVQLSGVMDRYTRVTPAPASDEDLLLVHVPEHIERVEAVSASGGGDAGVYAHVNYHSAQAARLAAGASVQAVEQVLDGRFRRAYCLVRPPGHHAEPDRAMALCLYNNVAVAARAAQRRGVGRVLILDWDVHHGNGIQRVFYDDPDVLYVSIHQDGLFPAASGLVMETGTGAGKGSTLNVPLPPGTGHDAYLAVVGRVVEPAARAFGPDLILVAAGVDASGHDPMGRMMCTSRTFHAMTSAMCRLADELTGGRIVFVHEGGYSAWYQPMLVLGTASAIAGLPAPQDPFLHSLDHLPGQRLQRHQSRVIEHLEARHPLLAPHVTDTCPGRGAADG